A stretch of Vigna angularis cultivar LongXiaoDou No.4 chromosome 4, ASM1680809v1, whole genome shotgun sequence DNA encodes these proteins:
- the LOC108332163 gene encoding serine carboxypeptidase II-2: MAQRGWPEMLCIATLLLCGGFATSFSTDPPLLQQQKDRVGTLPGQTFNVSFAHYAGYITVDENAERTLFYWFMEALEDPHSKPLLLWLNGGPGCSSIAYGQSEEIGPFYINPDGKTLHPNPYSWNRVANVLFLDTPVGVGFSYSINGSDLLNNGDNRTAEDNLAFLLKWFERFPQYRRNDFLIVGESYGGHYVPQLSQVIVRYNSASKENAINLKGFMVGNALTDDYHDQLGMFEFMWSTGLISDQTYKLLNQLCDFQSVEHPSHACDKIWDIAYNELGNIDPYSLYTPPCHGNVSQLSGLVRRKNRIGRLGLNAPYDPCTESHSTAYFNRPEVQIALHVDLDHKPATWDTCSDVVNSNWKDSPITVLDIYHELIDVGLKIWVFSGNTDTVIPVTSTRYSINALKLPTVSPWRAWYDDGEVGGWTQEYDGLTFVVVRGAGHEVPLHKPKLALTLFQNFLAGTSMPDLKLHSAS, translated from the exons ATGGCGCAACGCGGGTGGCCGGAAATGTTGTGCATAGCCACTCTATTGTTATGCGGCGGTTTTGCAACCTCCTTTTCCACGGACCCTCCGTTGCTCCAACAACAAAAGGACCGGGTCGGTACGCTCCCGGGTCAAACCTTCAACGTTAGCTTCGCACACTACGCTGGGTACATCACCGTCGATGAAAATGCTGAGAGAACACTCTTCTACTGGTTCATGGAGGCCCTTGAAGATCCTCATTCCAAGCCCCTTCTTTTATGGCTCAATGGAG GACCTGGTTGTTCATCCATTGCTTACGGACAGTCCGAGGAAATTGGACCCTTTTATATAAATCCAGATGGCAAGACTCTTCATCCCAATCCCTATTCTTGGAACCGAG ttgcCAACGTTCTTTTTCTTGACACTCCTGTTGGGGTTGGATTTTCATATTCAATTAACGGATCCGACCTGCTGAACAATGGCGATAACAGGACAG CTGAGGACAATTTAGCATTTCTGCTGAAATGGTTTGAGCGTTTCCCTCAGTATAGAAGAAACGACTTTTTAATTGTTGGTGAGAGCTATGGAG GGCATTACGTTCCTCAACTTAGCCAAGTTATTGTTAGGTACAACTCAGCTAGTAAAGAAAATGCTATAAATCTGAAAGGTTTCATG GTAGGAAATGCTCTGACGGATGATTATCATGATCAATTAGGGATGTTCGAGTTTATGTGGTCAACTGGTTTGATTTCGGATCAAACATACAAGCTTTTGAACCAACTTTGTGATTTTCAATCAGTTGAACACCCGTCACATGCTTGTGATAAAATTTGGGATATTGCTTATAACGAACTTGGAAATATAGACCCATACAGTCTGTATACACCACCGTGCCATGGCAATGTTAGTCAGCTAAGTGGGCTGGTGAGAAGAAAGAAT AGAATTGGTAGACTCGGTCTCAATGCACCATATGATCCATGCACCGAAAGTCACTCCACTGCATACTTCAATCGACCTGAGGTCCAAATAGCTCTTCATGTTGATCTAGATCATAAGCCTGCTACATGGGATACCTGCAG TGATGTGGTAAATTCAAACTGGAAGGATTCTCCAATAACAGTGCTCGATATTTATCATGAACTTATTGACGTGGGTTTGAAGATATGGGTGTTCAG TGGTAATACGGACACGGTGATACCTGTCACGTCTACTCGCTATAGCATAAATGCTCTGAAGCTACCTACCGTGAGTCCTTGGCGTGCATGGTATGATGATGGGGAG GTAGGAGGATGGACCCAAGAATACGATGGCCTTACGTTTGTGGTTGTAAGGGGTGCAGGGCATGAAGTTCCTTTGCATAAACCAAAACTTGCTCTCACACTCTTCCAAAACTTCTTAGCAGGAACATCAATGCCTGATCTTAAGCTTCACAGTGCCTCTTGA